The genomic stretch GTTGCTCGCGCGATTCGACCGAGCAGGGGCCGGCCATGACCAGGACCTTGTCGCCGCCAACGGTGAGGTCGTTGGGCAACTTGACCACCGTGCCTTGCGGGCGAAAATGCTTGGCGACGAGTTTGTAGGGCGCGCTGATGCGGTGGACGAGGTGGACGCCGTCGAGAACCTCGATGTTGCGGACGTCGAAATCAGTGCGCGCGCCGACTGCGCCGAGCACGGTGTGGCGCTCGCCGGTCGAGCGGTGGACGGAGTAGCCGAGCCCGACAAGGTGCTCGATGACGTTCTGGATCTGCTCTTCGCTGGCGCCTTCTTGCATGGTGACGATCATAGAAAACCAGTAGTTCGGAGTCGCTAGTTAGGGAGTTAGCGCGGGCGGCCAGAAGTGACGGCCTAACCACCTGCGAGCGATTTTCGCATGCTTGCCGGGAGCTAACCACCAACACCTTAATCGTTAATCTCTGCTTCCAACTCGGTGTCGCCGCCGTTGGCCTTTGGTTTCGGAACGAATTCGTCTTTCTGGATCTTACGCATCACGTCAATCAGGCGCTCGTAGATCATGGTGAGGTCGCGATCGGCGAGCGGACCGCGGTTGGCGCGGTGCACGTTTTCGTGGATCACCTTCTCGCGGTCGGGCTCGTAAACCGGTTGGTTGGTGCCGCGCTTGAGCCGTCCGATCTCCTGCGCGCAGCGGGCGCGCTCGTTGAGCAACTCCACCAGACGGCAGTCCAGGTCGTCGATTTTCTTGCGCCAATCCGCGATGTCCATAAAACAGCCGTCAGCTTTCAGCTCTCAGCCAAAAT from Terriglobia bacterium encodes the following:
- a CDS encoding chorismate mutase, with product MDIADWRKKIDDLDCRLVELLNERARCAQEIGRLKRGTNQPVYEPDREKVIHENVHRANRGPLADRDLTMIYERLIDVMRKIQKDEFVPKPKANGGDTELEAEIND